AGCTGGCTCGATTGGAGCCAGAGAAGAAATGCTGTATGCTTGCGGAAATAGCAGGCTTTATTCGCATGTGCGGAAGCATCCGTCTGGCTGGAGGTGGAAAGTTTCATGTAATTCTCACCACCGAAAATCCGGCGGTTGCCCGGCATTTTAAAAAAATTATCAAAGATTACTTCGATGTGGACGCCAACCTGGAAATCAGCCAAGGTACAGCGTTGAAAAAGGGCTATGCCTATCTGCTGAACATCGGACCGGAGGAACGAAGCGAGCAGATCCTGCGGGAAACCGGCATCCTCATGGTCAGAGAAGGGATGAATGTCATCAGCGACGGCATCTATGAAGGGCTGATTAAAACGAAGTGCTGCCGAAAATCTTATTTGCGGGGAATCTTTTTAGGGGCTGGAACCATCAGCGACCCGGAAAAGGGGTACCACATGGAATTTGTGTGCAGTACGCAAACCCTAGCCGGAGATGTGAAAAAGCTTATTAACAGCTTTGTAGACCTTCACGCCAAGCAGGTTCAGCGAAAGAAGAATTACGTGGTGTACGTGAAGGAGTCAGAGCAGATTGCCGATATTTTAAATATTCTCAAAGCCCATGGCCAGTTATTAAAGCTGGAGGATATCCGCATACTAAAAGAGATGCGCAACAAGACCAATCGAATCAATAACTGTGACAATGCTAACTTGGATAAGACGCTGAATGCTTCGGAGAAGCAGGTGGAGGCTATCCGCCTTATTGAGAAGAAAAAGGGGCTGGGTTTTTTAAATGACAAACTGCGGGAGGTAGCTCAGCTTCGGTTGGAACACCCGGAGTCTACCCTACAGGAGTTGGCCGAAATGATGGATCCGCCTTTAAAGAAGTCTGGTATCAATCATCGTTTAAAAAAGATTGAAGAAATGGCCGGCAAATTGGGGTGAGGTCTTCCGACAGCCTGGAAAAAAGTTGGTAAAATAGACAGAAAATTAAGGCAGAATAGAGGCGATTTTTGTCAAGTTTTTTTGAAAAAACTTCTTGTGAACAAGTGGTGTAAACCTGTGGATAACTTGCTGTTGACAAATGTAGAAAAAGCTGAGATAAAGTAAAATAAAGG
The genomic region above belongs to Aminipila butyrica and contains:
- the whiA gene encoding DNA-binding protein WhiA, yielding MSFSVDTKNELARLEPEKKCCMLAEIAGFIRMCGSIRLAGGGKFHVILTTENPAVARHFKKIIKDYFDVDANLEISQGTALKKGYAYLLNIGPEERSEQILRETGILMVREGMNVISDGIYEGLIKTKCCRKSYLRGIFLGAGTISDPEKGYHMEFVCSTQTLAGDVKKLINSFVDLHAKQVQRKKNYVVYVKESEQIADILNILKAHGQLLKLEDIRILKEMRNKTNRINNCDNANLDKTLNASEKQVEAIRLIEKKKGLGFLNDKLREVAQLRLEHPESTLQELAEMMDPPLKKSGINHRLKKIEEMAGKLG